One Solanum pennellii chromosome 9, SPENNV200 DNA segment encodes these proteins:
- the LOC114074076 gene encoding uncharacterized protein LOC114074076: MSGNDIWLGRAQGLLTLVYIFRKHIVIGSFDRASSRWGVSHTLENFVLSPDGDIIGFPVWIDSKKVSFMVQRPPTQYHDLYEYDTNINGYKNVAVLDKVDYPMYCFYPTLACVYKTPSNNVTIAQQMSIAERLDDIRRFILEDTSEEEVGRGGGGREKEEETLTGFTLVAFFLWSKATE; this comes from the exons ATGAGTGGTAATGATATATGGCTAGGGAGGGCGCAAGGTTTACTTACCCTTGTATACATTTTCAGAAAGCACATAGTCATTGGGAGTTTTGACAGAGCAAGCAGCCGTTGGGGGGTTTCCCACACTTTGGAAAACTTTGTTTTAAGTCCAGATGGCGATATTATCGGCTTTCCAGTTTGGATCGACAGCAAAAAAGTGTCTTTTATGGTACAACGTCCCCCAACACAGTACCATGATCTATACGAGTATGATACCAACATCAATGGGTACAAAAATGTTGCAGTCCTGGACAAAGTTGATTATCCCATGTATTGCTTCTATCCAACATTAGCTTGTGTCTATAAGACGCCCTCTAATAATGTAACCATTGCTCAACAGATGTCTATTGCAGAAAGGTTGGATGACATCAGAAGATTTATTCTCGAAG ATACATCAGAAGAAGAAGTtggaagaggaggaggaggcagagaaaaagaagaagaaacatt GACTGGATTTACGTTAGTTGCATTCTTTTTATGGTCAAAAGCCACAGAGTGA